From a region of the Lactuca sativa cultivar Salinas chromosome 4, Lsat_Salinas_v11, whole genome shotgun sequence genome:
- the LOC128133538 gene encoding ATP-dependent Clp protease ATP-binding subunit ClpA homolog CD4B, chloroplastic-like, which translates to MKSNCTSRFSSSFFVAVRGSIIYDNGLYHLHRSKVSVFIIYTGFVSRSIAQQPFVKLIFHNLVGRQPEIERVTQILGRRTKNNPCLIGEPGVGKTAIAEGLAQRIANRDVPETIEGKKVITLDMGLPVAGTKYRGEFEERLKKLMEEIKQSDEIILFIDEVHTLIGAGAVERAIDAANILTMKASIGP; encoded by the exons ATGAAATCCAATTGCACCTCACGTTTCTCCTCCTCCTTCTTCGTCGCTGTTAGAGGCTCCATTATTTACGACAACGGTCTTTATCATCTACACAG ATCTAAAGTTTCGGTCTTTATCATCTACACAGGGTTCGTTTCTAGGTCGATCGCTCAACAACCCTTTGTGAAATTGATTTTCCATAACCTTGTTGGAAGGCAGCCAGAAATTGAAAGAGTTACTCAAATTCTGGGAAGACGTACAAAAAACAATCCCTGCCTCATTGGAGAACCCGGTGTTGGAAAGACTGCTATTGCAGAAGGTCTTGCCCAAAGAATTGCAAATAGGGATGTTCCAGAAACAATTGAGGGGAAGAAG GTGATTACTCTAGACATGGGTCTACCTGTTGCTGGGACAAAGTATCGTGGAGAGTTTGAGGAGAGATTGAAGAAGCTGATGGAAGAAATCAAACAAAGTGatgaaattatactatttatTGATGAGGTCCATACTTTAATTGGAGCAGGAGCTGTAGAGAGGGCTATTGATGCTGCTAACATCTTGACTATGAAAGCTTCAATTGGCCCATAG